In Citrus sinensis cultivar Valencia sweet orange chromosome 2, DVS_A1.0, whole genome shotgun sequence, a single genomic region encodes these proteins:
- the LOC102618394 gene encoding uncharacterized protein LOC102618394, whose protein sequence is MAETEVSKKRKRPIVRLAVLLLSHSVLVSVICCTAGVFGLLLLPVLAKNTYISENALMPGSASSMLSNQEVSEANKLIKELNNLHSNPLGATTESHGIVAKYMSNLGAQVNNHKFHPQLNQFHPLHFFSGPDSGVMQENSTRSLYGINTVGIIRAPRGDGKEAIVLVTPYNAVKGGVRETLSLGIAYSVFSLLTRVTWLAKDIIWLVADSQYGEYAPVAAWLRDYHTPAFSNLDSLNTETCHVGNNNFESKISYGIRRSGTMAAALVLGVAYGNENEDTLGIYAEASNGQMPNLDLINIVHYLAVHRQGLRVKVEQFHWLLNSKWVKSLGEVFESLGKMVKTLNPDWKLGISAADYVEGAATLASSLYHQALGVPTGPHGAFRDYQVDAITLEFSLRISFDRLDRRNDFLLHGGRLIEGVIRSVNNLLEKFHQSFFLYLLTSPSKFVSVGVYMIAFALLVAPLPVVAASLYAKTLDLNPTSEKDKSATSNELGSVLQSWKWLNSVKTVFVVHFWGATVSLLPYFISQIPDSDPTTNFSVWILLSILSLEILRWILVSPSSHIYGLPQGEWATLKSATISSFFIGLGLMSVINFATAEIGALLMVPMALMAHPLKLDVRGQSLRSILRMICNLVLGVITFPPATFFVFKGVIEGFSGINAGDFWNWVESLWAWNSATYLYIGMVHLPCWVLCVQILLHPC, encoded by the exons ATGGCCGAGACCGAGGtttctaagaaaagaaaacggCCAATTGTGCGTCTAGCGGTCCTCCTCCTCTCACACAGCGTCCTCGTTAG TGTCATTTGTTGCACAGCAGGAGTCTTCGGTCTGTTACTCCTACCTGTACTTGCCAAGAACACTTACATTTCCGAAAATGCTCTCATGCCAG GTTCCGCAAGTTCCATGCTCTCCAATCAGGAAGTTTCGGAGgcaaataaattgattaaggaattaaataatttgcatTCAAACCCTTTGGGTGCAACCAC AGAAAGTCATGGAATCGTAGCCAAGTACATGTCCAACTTGGGTGCTCAAGTTAATAATCACAAATTCCATCCTCAACTAAATCAATTTCATCCATTGCACTTTTTCTCTGGCCCTGATTCTGGGGTAATGCAAGAGAACTCTACTCGTTCATTGTATGGCATCAACACTGTTGGAATCATAAGAGCTCCACGTGGGGACGGGAAGGAAGCTATTGTATTGGTGACTCCTTATAATGCTGTGAAGGGTGGTGTGCGGGAGACTTTATCCTTGGGCATTGCATACTCTGTATTTTCCTTGCTTACCCGAGTTACATGGCTGGCCAAAGATATTATATGGCTCGTGGCTGATTCTCAGTATGGAGAATATGCCCCTGTTGCTGCTTGGCTCAGAGATTATCATACTCCAGCATTCAGTAATTTGGACTCACTAAATACTGAAACTTGTCATGTTggcaataataattttgaatcgAAGATATCATACGGTATTAGACGCTCTGGGACTATGGCAGCTGCCCTGGTGTTAGGAGTTGCTTatggaaatgaaaatgaggACACTCTTGGCATTTATGCCGAGGCATCCAATGGCCAGATGCCAAATTTGGACCTCATCAACATTGTCCATTATTTGGCTGTTCATAGGCAAGGTTTGCGAGTAAAGGTGGAACAATTTCATTGGCTACTTAATTCCAAATGGGTGAAGAGCTTGGGTGAAGTATTTGAATCACTGGGAAAAATGGTGAAAACCTTAAATCCTGATTGGAAGCTCGGTATCTCAGCTGCGGATTATGTTGAAGGTGCTGCTACACTTGCAAGTTCATTATATCATCAG GCACTTGGTGTTCCCACTGGCCCTCATGGTGCTTTCCGTGATTACCAAGTTGATGCAATCACTTTGGAATTTTCTTTGAGAATTTCTTTTGACAGGCTGGACAGGCGAAATGACTTCCTTCTTCATGGTGGCCG GTTGATTGAAGGAGTTATTCGATCAGTAAATAACCTGCTTGAGAAGTTTCACCAGTCATTCTTCCTTTACCTTTTGACATCTCCTAGTAAGTTTGTTTCAGTGGGAGTCTATATGATTGCTTTCGCTCTCCTTGTAGCACCACTTCCTGTGGTTGCAGCTTCTCTCTATGCTAAGACTCTTGATCTGAATCCTACTTCGGAGAAAGACAAATCTGCTACTTCTAACGAGCTTGGGAGTGTACTCCAATCATGGAAATGGCTTAATTCTGTGAAAACAGTGTTTGTAGTTCACTTCTGGGGAGCTACTGTTTCCTTACTCCCATACTTCATCTCCCAAATACCTGATAGTGACCCAACTACCAACTTTTCAGTCTGGATTCTGCTTTCAATTCTGAGCCTTGAAATCTTGCGCTGGATTTTGGTTTCGCCATCTTCACATATCTATGGGCTTCCTCAAGGAGAATGGGCTACCTTGAAATCAGCAACTAtctcttctttcttcattGGCTTGGGTCTGATGTCTGTCATCAATTTTGCTACTGCAGAAATCGGGGCTCTACTGATGGTCCCAATGGCTTTGATGGCTCACCCACTGAAACTTGATGTGAGGGGCCAGAGTTTGAGAAGTATTTTGAGGATGATTTGCAATCTGGTTCTAGGGGTTATCACTTTCCCTCCAGCTACATTTTTTGTGTTTAAGGGTGTGATTGAAGGTTTCAGTGGCATTAATGCTGGCGATTTCTGGAATTGGGTTGAATCCCTTTGGGCGTGGAATAGTGCTACTTACCTCTACATAGGTATGGTCCACCTACCTTGCTGGGTATTATGTGTTCAAATTTTACTTCATCCTTGTTAA
- the LOC102619363 gene encoding F-box/LRR-repeat protein 4, which translates to MENMLCDELLQEIFTKLPTTPSSSSLSVCLVSKRWLNLYRASKTSLSLRIIPDNSMVFSVSSLLSNYPFVSSLSVALSSSESTATTSSRSNPSFFDRLLFVVSSSCSNLKHLRFSAGPVSVSSLLSLSEACNHLTSLTVSLSRPLYFNWVASFSCLKELSVYACDADEVENEVFRRYGETGLCSNEEIDTVLGLESLCLSGIRSEDTGVGWLWRSCKRLKKLQLKSCSGIGDGGSFANFVKCSQGLEEVKLRTCRSIVDVVLLNLAENCDSLNSLLVYDGCSREGLLQFISHCRCNLQKLDLRLPLDLNNVHLSAVAVKFRGLSVLRLQSCCLVSGDGLKALGVAMSSGLEELALINCDVVDREPGLLASLGQNLKQLRKLDLSYNEMLLDKEFMAMLVSSNYLTELKLRGCKGLTSMAVVSMSKSCKRLQTVDIMHCCRVGAEAVELFVLNSPQLRRVEVDENKLSDVVRTWALQKFIEVVV; encoded by the coding sequence atggagaacaTGTTGTGTGATGAGCTGCTTCAAGaaatattcacaaaattaCCCACAAcgccatcatcatcatctttatCAGTTTGTTTGGTTTCTAAGCGTTGGCTTAATCTTTACAGAGCTTCAAAAACCTCTCTTTCTCTCAGAATCATCCCTGACAATTCAATGGTATTTTCCGTGTCATCTCTTTTATCTAACTACCCTTTTGTTTCCTCTCTTTCTGTTGCCTTATCATCTTCTGagtcaacagcaacaacaTCCTCTAGAAGCAACCCCAGTTTCTTTGACCGTCTACTCTTTGTAGTCTCATCTTCTTGTTCCAATCTCAAACACCTCCGTTTCTCCGCTGGTCCTGTCTCTGTATCTTCTTTGTTATCCCTTTCTGAAGCCTGTAATCATCTCACTTCTCTTACAGTTTCTCTCTCTAGGCCTCTTTATTTCAACTGGgttgcttctttttcttgtttaaagGAATTGTCTGTTTATGCTTGTGATGCTGATGAGGTTGAAAATGAAGTTTTTCGACGTTATGGAGAAACTGGGTTGTGTTCGAATGAAGAAATTGATACAGTATTGGGTTTGGAGAGTCTTTGTTTATCCGGGATTCGATCAGAGGATACGGGTGTTGGTTGGCTGTGGAGGAGCTGTAAAAGGCTTAAAAAGTTGCAGCTAAAAAGCTGTTCAGGTATTGGAGATGGAGGATCATTTGCAAATTTTGTCAAGTGCTCGCAGGGTCTAGAGGAAGTTAAGCTAAGGACTTGCAGGAGTATAGTTGATGTGGTGTTATTGAATTTGGCTGAGAATTGTGATTCTTTGAATTCTCTATTGGTATATGATGGTTGTAGTAGAGAGGGTTTGCTTCAATTTATAAGCCACTGCAGGTGTAATTTGCAAAAACTCGATCTTCGGTTGCCCTTAGACCTCAACAACGTTCATCTTTCAGCTGTTGCAGTGAAATTCAGGGGTTTATCAGTTCTTAGGCTTCAAAGTTGTTGTCTTGTTTCCGGCGATGGCCTAAAGGCTCTTGGAGTTGCTATGAGTTCAGGGCTTGAGGAATTGGCACTCATAAATTGTGACGTTGTTGATAGGGAACCGGGTTTGCTGGCTTCACTTGGACAAAATTTGAAGCAGTTGAGGAAATTGGACTTGTCTTATAACGAAATGTTGCTTGATAAAGAGTTCATGGCGATGTTAGTTTCTAGCAATTACCTGACTGAATTGAAGTTGAGAGGGTGCAAAGGGCTCACAAGTATGGCAGTGGTTTCAATGTCAAAGAGTTGCAAGAGGTTGCAGACTGTTGATATCATGCATTGTTGTCGGGTTGGGGCTGAGGCTGTTGAGTTGTTTGTTCTAAATTCTCCACAGTTGAGACGTGTAGAGGTAGATGAAAACAAGCTTTCTGATGTTGTGAGGACATGGGCGTtgcaaaaatttattgagGTTGTCGTTTGA